The Neobacillus sp. PS3-34 genome has a window encoding:
- a CDS encoding ABC transporter substrate-binding protein: MKKKSWSLMLCFVLLLGVLAACSDNNEKASTSKEGTKTESSSKPKKGGTITGAMDTAPAGIFNPIFYSDAYEANILSFTHESLVSQNKKLEFTPNLAKSWEFNDDHSQVTFKLQEGVKWSDGQPFTANDVVFTYKSIASPGYVEAGGVRTNFVERLVGYEDFSTGKTKDFQGVVADDEHTVTFKFAKPNVLALADAAIGIIPEHVFKNIALKDMPSAPESRDAGKIVGTGPFKLTKMVEGEQYVLEKNKDYWKGEPYLDSVVWKIVDQAVILGLLENGEIDFVADPNGFQPADYDTVKGYSNVNIIEQPNFGYQIMGMMVNHRAKNDAGLDPSKWTENKKLSNQKVRQAIAYAIDRKGIIDGLLYGRASVQNSPIATQFAAYDGKNPNQYKFDPKKAKELLDEAGYKDKDGDKFREDPDGNKWVLHLNYPTGNQIRERSAPIIKEFLENVGIKIDMRQPKEAAAYYDDLEKNAQDWDLYLAGWSLDSTDPDPSGLWYSKAAYNYSRWNDPDADKLVNEANEPPKAFDEEFRKQKLSEWQVKFGEDLPALILYNPNSLWAFNKRIQGINVLPFTFINDPHLWNVTK; the protein is encoded by the coding sequence GTGAAAAAGAAAAGCTGGTCATTAATGCTGTGTTTTGTACTTCTTTTGGGAGTGTTGGCTGCATGTAGCGACAATAATGAGAAGGCTTCAACCTCAAAAGAAGGAACTAAAACCGAAAGTAGTTCAAAGCCTAAAAAAGGCGGCACCATTACGGGTGCGATGGATACTGCTCCTGCAGGTATTTTCAATCCAATTTTCTACTCTGATGCGTATGAAGCTAACATCTTATCCTTTACACATGAAAGCTTGGTCTCCCAAAACAAAAAATTGGAATTCACTCCTAATCTAGCTAAATCATGGGAGTTCAATGACGATCATTCACAGGTTACCTTCAAGTTGCAGGAAGGTGTTAAATGGTCAGATGGACAGCCATTTACAGCTAATGATGTTGTATTTACTTATAAATCAATCGCAAGCCCTGGTTACGTTGAAGCAGGCGGCGTACGTACCAATTTCGTTGAAAGATTAGTAGGCTATGAGGATTTTTCAACTGGTAAAACAAAAGATTTCCAAGGTGTTGTTGCTGATGATGAACATACAGTAACATTCAAGTTTGCAAAACCAAATGTGTTGGCACTTGCGGATGCTGCTATCGGCATTATCCCAGAGCACGTTTTCAAAAATATCGCACTTAAAGATATGCCATCTGCACCAGAGTCACGCGATGCAGGGAAAATTGTCGGAACTGGTCCATTCAAGTTAACGAAAATGGTTGAAGGTGAACAATATGTTCTTGAAAAGAACAAGGATTATTGGAAGGGTGAGCCTTACCTTGACAGCGTAGTTTGGAAGATCGTCGATCAGGCGGTAATTCTTGGCTTGCTGGAAAACGGAGAAATCGACTTTGTTGCTGACCCGAATGGCTTCCAGCCAGCAGATTACGACACCGTAAAAGGTTACAGTAATGTAAATATAATCGAACAACCAAACTTTGGTTATCAAATCATGGGTATGATGGTCAACCATCGTGCTAAGAATGATGCAGGGTTAGATCCATCGAAGTGGACGGAAAATAAAAAGTTATCCAATCAAAAAGTTCGTCAGGCAATTGCTTATGCGATTGACCGCAAAGGAATTATTGACGGCTTGCTATACGGACGTGCAAGTGTTCAGAACTCTCCAATCGCTACACAGTTCGCGGCATACGATGGCAAGAATCCAAATCAATATAAATTTGATCCTAAAAAAGCGAAAGAGCTTCTCGACGAAGCTGGATACAAGGATAAAGACGGGGACAAATTCCGTGAAGATCCGGATGGAAACAAGTGGGTTCTTCACTTGAACTATCCAACTGGAAACCAAATTCGTGAGCGTTCTGCTCCGATTATCAAAGAATTCCTTGAGAATGTAGGAATTAAGATCGATATGCGCCAGCCTAAAGAGGCAGCGGCATACTATGATGACCTTGAAAAGAATGCTCAGGATTGGGATCTTTACCTGGCAGGCTGGAGCCTTGACAGTACAGACCCAGATCCATCCGGACTATGGTATTCGAAAGCGGCTTATAATTACTCACGCTGGAACGATCCTGATGCGGATAAATTGGTTAATGAAGCAAATGAACCGCCAAAAGCATTTGATGAAGAATTCCGTAAACAGAAATTAAGCGAATGGCAGGTCAAGTTTGGCGAAGACCTTCCAGCTTTGATCCTTTACAATCCGAACAGCTTATGGGCATTTAATAAGCGTATTCAAGGCATAAATGTATTGCCATTTACATTTATTAATGATCCGCATCTATGGAATGTGACAAAGTAA
- a CDS encoding dipeptide ABC transporter ATP-binding protein, with translation MELKKKTDQDYILQAKNIKKYFPIKGGILKHTVGHVKAVDDVSLNVLRGETLGVVGESGSGKSTLGRVLLRLMEPTEGQIIFEDQDISTMGNRKLRPIRRDMQIVFQDPFASLNSKMSVLELIEEPLIVQTSLKRRERNEKAINLLEKVGLRPDDRFKYPHEFSGGQRQRISIARALALNPKFVICDEPVSALDVSIQAQVLNLMADLQDEFNLTYLFIAHDLSVVKHISDRVAVMYLGRIAEIAPKKNLYTTPLHPYTQALLSAVPSTDIRNRRQKIILSGDLPSPSNPPSGCAFRTRCPKAHDRCAAVRPELAEVSEGHFVACHLYDKEQ, from the coding sequence ATGGAATTAAAGAAAAAGACCGATCAGGACTATATTCTACAAGCCAAAAATATAAAAAAGTACTTCCCAATTAAGGGTGGAATTTTAAAGCATACAGTAGGCCATGTAAAGGCAGTAGATGATGTATCACTTAATGTCCTAAGAGGAGAGACCCTTGGAGTAGTTGGCGAATCTGGTTCCGGAAAGTCGACTCTTGGGCGGGTACTTCTAAGATTAATGGAGCCGACGGAAGGACAAATCATTTTTGAAGACCAGGATATTTCGACCATGGGAAATCGAAAGCTCAGGCCTATAAGACGTGATATGCAGATCGTCTTCCAGGATCCCTTTGCTTCCCTTAATTCGAAAATGAGTGTTCTTGAATTGATTGAAGAACCTTTAATCGTTCAGACTTCTTTAAAGCGCAGAGAACGGAATGAAAAAGCGATTAATTTATTGGAAAAAGTAGGTCTCAGACCAGATGACCGCTTCAAATATCCTCATGAATTTTCTGGCGGTCAGCGCCAGCGTATCAGCATTGCCCGTGCTTTAGCATTAAACCCAAAATTTGTTATTTGTGATGAGCCGGTTTCTGCACTCGACGTTTCCATCCAGGCACAGGTTCTTAATTTAATGGCAGACCTACAGGATGAATTCAACCTCACGTATTTATTTATCGCTCATGATTTAAGTGTTGTAAAGCATATAAGTGACCGGGTAGCAGTCATGTACCTTGGACGCATAGCTGAAATTGCACCTAAGAAGAACCTCTATACTACACCCTTGCATCCATACACACAAGCGCTATTATCAGCTGTTCCTTCCACAGATATTCGTAACCGCAGGCAGAAAATTATTTTAAGCGGGGATTTGCCAAGCCCATCAAATCCACCTTCGGGCTGCGCGTTTAGAACCCGCTGCCCTAAAGCTCATGATCGTTGTGCAGCCGTCCGACCGGAATTGGCCGAGGTATCGGAAGGGCATTTTGTCGCCTGCCACTTATATGACAAAGAGCAATAA
- a CDS encoding ABC transporter ATP-binding protein, translated as MTQTPLLEVKGLKTYFKLENSKVAKAVDGVDFFINPGETLALVGESGSGKSITSLSIMKLVGKPGQIKEGQIVFGGKDLVPFSDKQMSRVRGNEMAMIFQEPMTALNPVYTIGSQIVETLIRHKKLSKPAAQRKAVELLKIVGFPRAEETMKEYPHQLSGGMRQRAMIAIAISCDPKLLIADEPTTALDVTIQAQILDLMDEMKTKFNMAVLLITHDLGVVAEYSDRVMVMYGGQIVEETNVESLFENPKHPYTVGLLESLPSLEKEVDRLGAIKGMVPPSHSFPQGCRFADRCPNVMAKCRESNPELLEIDMDHKVRCYLYE; from the coding sequence ATGACTCAAACTCCATTATTAGAAGTGAAAGGATTAAAGACCTATTTTAAGCTGGAGAATAGCAAAGTAGCCAAGGCAGTTGATGGTGTAGATTTTTTTATCAATCCAGGTGAGACCCTTGCACTCGTAGGTGAATCAGGAAGCGGAAAGAGCATCACCTCTTTATCCATTATGAAGCTGGTTGGAAAACCAGGACAAATCAAAGAAGGGCAAATTGTCTTTGGTGGTAAAGACCTGGTACCGTTCTCGGACAAACAGATGTCCAGGGTACGTGGTAACGAAATGGCAATGATATTCCAGGAGCCGATGACCGCCCTCAATCCTGTTTATACAATTGGCAGCCAAATTGTTGAAACGCTTATCAGGCATAAGAAATTGTCAAAGCCTGCTGCACAAAGGAAAGCAGTGGAGCTTCTGAAAATCGTAGGATTTCCAAGGGCAGAAGAAACAATGAAAGAATATCCTCACCAGCTTTCTGGAGGAATGCGCCAACGGGCAATGATCGCGATTGCAATTTCGTGTGATCCTAAATTACTAATTGCAGATGAACCAACAACTGCATTAGATGTGACCATCCAAGCACAAATATTAGATCTCATGGATGAGATGAAAACTAAATTCAATATGGCAGTTCTGCTGATCACACATGATTTAGGGGTGGTGGCGGAATATTCTGACCGTGTAATGGTTATGTATGGGGGGCAAATCGTCGAAGAAACAAATGTTGAATCGTTATTTGAAAATCCTAAGCATCCTTACACAGTTGGGCTTCTTGAGAGCTTGCCGAGCCTTGAAAAAGAGGTTGATAGATTGGGTGCGATTAAGGGAATGGTACCGCCCTCCCATAGCTTTCCACAGGGATGCCGCTTTGCAGACCGCTGCCCGAATGTGATGGCTAAATGCAGGGAAAGCAATCCAGAGCTGCTTGAAATAGACATGGACCATAAAGTACGCTGTTATCTTTATGAATAG
- a CDS encoding TetR/AcrR family transcriptional regulator produces MPKFSEKELIAVKKILHQKGKELFIEYGLKKTSIDDIVQACDIAKGSFYKFFSSKEELYFDILKSEEEDYLKIYNSIIDSKENGADLISTLIKNLWLFHSSNAFLQLFYERNEVQNLIRKIPQEEIQHYTEAQRQKFINSVGNLQTDGRIKSIKPEIIEGLVRGALLLTLQKRRIGEHLFEDVMNYIIEFIGIGLEAKETTYENGELLI; encoded by the coding sequence ATGCCAAAATTCTCAGAAAAAGAATTGATTGCCGTTAAAAAAATACTTCATCAAAAAGGAAAGGAGTTATTCATAGAATATGGATTAAAAAAGACAAGTATCGATGATATTGTCCAAGCTTGTGATATAGCGAAAGGATCATTCTATAAATTTTTCTCATCGAAAGAAGAACTTTATTTTGATATTTTGAAAAGTGAAGAGGAAGATTATCTAAAAATCTATAATTCAATCATCGACTCTAAGGAAAATGGAGCTGACCTAATATCCACGCTAATTAAAAACCTCTGGTTATTTCATAGCAGTAATGCTTTCTTACAGCTTTTTTATGAAAGAAATGAAGTCCAGAATTTAATCCGGAAAATTCCCCAAGAAGAAATTCAGCATTATACGGAGGCCCAACGCCAAAAGTTCATTAATTCTGTAGGGAATCTGCAAACGGATGGCAGAATTAAATCAATTAAACCCGAAATCATTGAAGGACTGGTGAGAGGGGCATTGCTCTTAACTCTCCAAAAGCGAAGAATAGGCGAACATTTATTTGAAGATGTGATGAATTATATTATTGAGTTTATTGGCATCGGGTTAGAAGCAAAGGAAACAACCTATGAAAATGGCGAACTATTAATCTGA
- a CDS encoding ABC transporter permease subunit, giving the protein MFLQMIKGAFIIFMVVTAFILLLLLPREIEITQIGLSSFIAKYPFTFELYKNSIHEFIKHFKLEGLGKTATGIPITIEAQRLLGRSLIIVVPCFVLSMFIGSLLGILNFYLREKTIGKILNFFSWIFSSMPDFFLFIAIQYLLIKLIGAGLPHFNLYGNDNWYSFVIPLLALTLFPMIHIAKFIASSMENEVNQEYVRTSKAKGLTGLQVLIHMLRNCASGLLNQTQVVMLYILSSLPIIEKLSSYHGAGYQLLESIINNEDMQSFVLMLPFLLLMLATIIMAQLIRILLLPKREAV; this is encoded by the coding sequence TTGTTCCTGCAAATGATTAAAGGAGCATTCATTATTTTTATGGTCGTGACTGCGTTCATATTATTGCTATTGCTGCCAAGGGAAATAGAAATCACCCAGATTGGACTCTCGTCGTTCATAGCAAAATATCCTTTTACTTTCGAATTATATAAAAATAGTATCCATGAATTTATAAAGCACTTCAAATTAGAAGGATTAGGTAAAACCGCTACTGGCATACCCATAACAATTGAAGCACAGAGGCTTTTAGGAAGGAGCCTGATCATTGTGGTTCCATGTTTTGTTTTGAGTATGTTCATTGGCTCATTGCTTGGAATCTTGAATTTTTATTTGCGTGAAAAAACAATTGGAAAAATACTTAATTTTTTTTCCTGGATTTTTTCGTCCATGCCAGATTTTTTTCTATTTATTGCTATTCAATATCTATTAATTAAACTAATAGGAGCAGGGCTTCCACATTTCAACCTTTATGGTAATGATAACTGGTACAGCTTTGTGATTCCATTACTTGCCCTGACTCTATTTCCAATGATCCATATCGCGAAATTCATTGCTTCCTCCATGGAAAATGAAGTGAATCAGGAATATGTAAGGACTTCTAAAGCAAAAGGTCTTACAGGCCTTCAAGTATTAATACATATGCTTCGAAACTGTGCTAGCGGCCTTTTGAATCAGACACAAGTTGTCATGCTCTATATTCTATCTAGTTTGCCAATCATTGAAAAACTATCCAGCTATCATGGTGCAGGATATCAGCTTCTGGAAAGCATTATCAATAATGAAGATATGCAATCATTCGTACTTATGCTTCCTTTTTTATTACTGATGCTGGCAACTATAATCATGGCACAGCTAATCAGGATATTATTATTGCCCAAAAGGGAGGCAGTTTAA
- a CDS encoding PrkA family serine protein kinase: MDILKKIEQFREEEEKLRWEGTFGDYLRMLKEKPWVAQSAHSRVYNMIKDAGIEEVKGKKKYQFFSNQLFGLEESLERLVEEYFHPAAKRLDVRKRILLLMGPVSGGKSTLVTMLKRGLEAYSRTDKGSVFSIKGCPMHEDPLHLIPHHLRSDFFDEYGIRIEGNLSPLNMMRLEEEYGGRIEDVLVERIFFSEDRRTGIGTFSPSDPKSQDIADLTGSIDFSTIAEYGSESDPRAYRFDGELNKANRGMMEFQEMLKCDEKFLWHLLSLTQEGNFKAGRFALISADELIVAHTNETEYRSFISNKKNEALHSRIIVMPIPYNLKVTQEEKIYEKMIQESDVSDVHIAPHTLRVAAMFTILTRMKEPKKGDIDLVKKMRLYDGENVEGFNSADVEELQKEYADEGMSGIDPRYVINRISSTIIRKEVPAINALDVLRSLKDGLDHHPSITSELRERYMNYISLARKEYDNIAKKEVQKAFVYSYEESAKTLMDNYLDNVEAYCNKAKLRDPLTGEEINPDEKLMRSIEEQIGISENAKKAFREEVLIRISAYARKGKRFDYNSHDRLREAIQKKLFADLKDVVKITTSTKTPDEQQLKKINNVVERLVDEHGYNTTSANELLRYVGSLLNR, from the coding sequence ATGGATATTTTAAAAAAAATTGAACAGTTTCGGGAAGAAGAGGAAAAACTGCGCTGGGAGGGAACCTTCGGGGACTATCTTCGAATGTTGAAGGAGAAGCCCTGGGTTGCCCAATCAGCCCATTCACGGGTTTATAATATGATTAAGGATGCTGGAATTGAAGAGGTAAAAGGCAAAAAGAAATACCAATTTTTCAGCAACCAGTTATTTGGCCTGGAAGAATCGTTAGAACGCCTGGTAGAAGAGTATTTTCACCCCGCAGCCAAAAGGCTGGATGTAAGAAAAAGAATTCTGTTGTTAATGGGGCCTGTCAGCGGCGGTAAATCGACGCTGGTGACCATGCTGAAAAGGGGACTGGAAGCATACTCCCGTACAGACAAAGGGTCTGTTTTTTCAATTAAAGGCTGCCCGATGCATGAAGATCCACTTCATTTAATACCGCACCATTTGCGTTCAGACTTTTTTGATGAGTATGGAATCCGGATTGAAGGAAACCTATCTCCATTGAATATGATGCGGCTTGAAGAAGAATACGGAGGACGGATAGAAGATGTATTAGTGGAAAGGATATTCTTCTCCGAAGATAGAAGGACCGGAATTGGAACATTCAGCCCTTCCGATCCAAAATCACAGGATATTGCCGATTTGACAGGAAGTATCGATTTTTCGACGATTGCAGAATACGGCTCGGAATCGGATCCGCGCGCTTACCGCTTTGATGGGGAATTAAACAAGGCTAACCGGGGGATGATGGAGTTCCAGGAAATGCTTAAGTGTGATGAAAAATTCCTGTGGCACCTATTATCCTTAACACAAGAAGGAAATTTTAAGGCAGGAAGGTTTGCATTGATTTCTGCGGATGAATTGATTGTCGCACATACTAATGAAACGGAATACCGTTCATTTATTTCGAATAAAAAGAATGAAGCATTGCATTCCCGGATTATTGTCATGCCGATTCCTTATAACCTGAAGGTAACACAGGAAGAAAAGATTTATGAAAAAATGATTCAGGAAAGCGATGTTTCAGATGTTCACATTGCTCCGCACACATTACGGGTTGCAGCAATGTTCACCATTTTAACAAGAATGAAGGAACCAAAAAAGGGTGATATTGATTTAGTTAAGAAGATGCGCCTATATGATGGGGAAAATGTAGAGGGCTTCAACTCAGCAGATGTGGAAGAACTGCAAAAAGAGTATGCTGATGAAGGGATGAGCGGAATCGATCCTCGTTATGTCATCAACAGAATTTCTTCTACGATTATCAGAAAAGAAGTGCCTGCGATTAACGCACTCGATGTGCTGAGGTCATTAAAGGATGGACTGGATCATCATCCATCTATAACCTCTGAGCTGCGAGAGCGGTATATGAATTATATTTCTCTTGCACGTAAGGAATACGATAATATTGCGAAGAAGGAAGTCCAAAAGGCGTTCGTTTATTCATACGAGGAGTCTGCTAAGACGTTAATGGATAATTACTTGGACAACGTAGAAGCATATTGCAATAAAGCAAAGCTGCGTGATCCGTTAACAGGTGAAGAGATCAACCCGGATGAAAAGCTGATGCGTTCAATTGAGGAACAAATTGGAATTTCGGAAAATGCAAAAAAAGCATTCCGTGAAGAAGTATTAATCAGGATTTCGGCTTATGCAAGAAAAGGGAAGAGGTTTGATTATAACTCCCATGACCGCTTGCGTGAAGCGATTCAAAAGAAGTTGTTTGCAGACTTAAAGGATGTTGTAAAAATTACGACTTCAACTAAAACACCGGATGAGCAACAGCTTAAGAAGATCAACAATGTGGTAGAGCGCCTGGTTGATGAACATGGCTATAATACTACTTCGGCAAACGAACTTCTCCGCTATGTTGGAAGCTTATTAAATCGATAA
- the nfsA gene encoding oxygen-insensitive NADPH nitroreductase translates to MNDVISLLRSHRSIRKFKEQLLTDEQIKMIVSSAQAASTSSFIQAYSIIGIKDKAKKRMLAELVGNQSYVEHNGHFFVFCADLYRHEVIGDREGKNVLTSIESTEKFMVGLIDASLAAQNAAVAAESMGLGICYIGGIRNNLDEVKKVLKTPERVIPLFGLAVGYPDQTPDVKPRLPIEHIYHEDEYQQNRDVYEKQLDEYDALVSGYYEERTGGKRKDLWTEQMALMLERQTRMYMKEFIQKNKLDLH, encoded by the coding sequence ATGAATGATGTTATTTCGTTATTACGCAGCCACCGTTCCATTCGGAAATTTAAAGAACAGCTATTAACAGACGAACAAATTAAAATGATTGTTTCCAGTGCACAGGCAGCATCGACCTCCAGCTTTATACAGGCGTATTCCATAATTGGCATTAAGGATAAAGCAAAAAAGAGAATGCTGGCTGAACTGGTTGGCAATCAATCGTATGTCGAACATAACGGACATTTCTTTGTTTTTTGTGCGGATCTTTACCGTCATGAAGTGATTGGTGACAGGGAAGGGAAAAATGTTCTTACTTCAATCGAAAGTACGGAAAAATTTATGGTAGGGCTGATTGATGCTTCGCTCGCTGCCCAAAACGCTGCGGTTGCAGCAGAATCCATGGGACTCGGAATCTGCTATATTGGCGGTATAAGGAATAATCTCGATGAGGTAAAAAAGGTGTTGAAAACCCCTGAAAGAGTGATCCCTCTTTTTGGACTGGCTGTTGGGTACCCTGACCAAACGCCGGATGTAAAACCAAGACTTCCTATTGAACATATTTATCATGAAGATGAATACCAGCAAAATAGAGATGTATATGAAAAACAACTGGATGAATATGATGCGCTCGTTTCAGGTTATTATGAAGAACGGACTGGCGGAAAGCGAAAGGACCTCTGGACAGAGCAGATGGCGCTCATGCTGGAGAGACAAACCCGAATGTATATGAAGGAATTCATTCAAAAAAATAAACTTGATCTTCATTGA
- a CDS encoding amidase domain-containing protein translates to MRSQLQEFLEKRVQQYVSQPRGIESPCQKAEKKKEAHLKRAAEIVKTKASGKILKRIEEGEFSKAIYQVHFQYLIKQKDLLYIEEEIELREAKFYKGVLVEDEEVKRQEKVVEGADLALSEFIDVSERLAYQYNRLKAVQYAERWWNDYNPAYKRFENDCTSFISQCLHNGGSPMRGYPSRASGWWLKRNNYSYSWAVANSLRLYLANSKSGLRASEVRSPEQLTLGDVICYDFQGDGRFDHNTIVTGKDANGMPLVNAHTYNSRMRYWAYEDSTAYTPKIKYKFYSIFDGN, encoded by the coding sequence ATGAGGTCACAGCTTCAGGAGTTTTTAGAAAAAAGAGTGCAGCAATATGTAAGCCAGCCCCGAGGAATAGAATCTCCATGCCAAAAAGCGGAGAAAAAGAAAGAAGCACATTTGAAAAGAGCAGCAGAAATTGTGAAAACAAAAGCTTCTGGCAAGATACTTAAAAGAATAGAAGAAGGAGAATTTAGCAAAGCAATTTACCAAGTACATTTTCAATACCTTATTAAACAAAAGGATCTCCTATATATAGAAGAAGAAATTGAATTAAGAGAGGCGAAATTTTACAAAGGAGTGTTAGTGGAAGACGAGGAAGTCAAGAGGCAAGAAAAAGTTGTGGAAGGTGCGGACTTAGCGTTATCGGAATTTATTGATGTAAGCGAAAGACTTGCGTATCAATATAACCGTCTCAAAGCTGTTCAATATGCAGAACGCTGGTGGAATGATTATAATCCGGCATATAAGAGATTTGAAAATGATTGCACCAGCTTTATTTCTCAATGTTTGCACAATGGAGGATCGCCAATGAGGGGATACCCGAGCCGGGCGTCCGGCTGGTGGCTGAAACGCAATAATTATAGCTACAGCTGGGCAGTTGCCAATTCACTTCGGTTGTATTTGGCCAACTCAAAATCAGGACTTAGGGCCAGCGAAGTTAGAAGCCCGGAGCAGCTTACATTAGGGGATGTCATTTGTTATGATTTCCAGGGTGATGGACGCTTTGACCATAATACCATTGTAACAGGCAAAGATGCGAACGGAATGCCGCTTGTGAATGCCCACACCTATAACAGCCGGATGCGATACTGGGCATATGAAGATTCCACTGCTTACACACCAAAAATAAAATACAAATTCTATTCCATTTTCGATGGAAACTAA